The genomic DNA CTGTACCGCAAGGGCATCTATGGCAACACGATGACCAGCAACCCGCGGGCACTGGACGTGGCCTGCGCCACGCTGGCCCAGCTGACGCCGGAGGTCCGCCGCAACATCGCCGAGCGCGGGGCGGAAGCGGTGCAGCGGCTGGAACAGCTGAAGGACGAACTGGGCGGCCTGATCACCAAGGTCCAGGGCACCGGCCTGCTGTTTTCCTGCGAGCTGGCCCCACAGTTCAAGTGCTATGGCGCCGGCTCTACCGAAGAGTGGCTGCGCCGCCGCGGCGTCAACGTCATCCACGGCGGCGAGCGCTCGCTCCGCTTCACCCCGCACTTCGGCATGGACAGCAGCGAGTTGCAGCTGCTGGTCGGCATGATCGGCCGCGCCCTGCGCGAAGGCCCGCGCCGCGAAGAAGCCGAAGCCGCCTGAAAATGCGAAAATGGGGACGGAGGGAATTAATTCTGATTAATTCCCTCCGTCCCCATTTTGTCGTTATTTGCAGGAACTCCCATGAAGTCCATCTGTGTTTACTGCGGGTCCAACGCAGGCAGCAAGCCCATCTACAGCGAGCGTGCCGCCGCGCTGGGTGAACGTATCGCCCGCGATGGGCTGCGCCTGGTCTATGGCGGTGGCAACGTCGGCCTGATGGGCACGGTGGCCAACGCGGTGATGGAGGCCGGCGGTGAAGTCACCGGCGTGATCCCGCAGCAGCTGGCGGACTGGGAAGTCGCCCACCGCGGCCTGACCTCACTGGAAATCGTGGGCTCGATGCATGAGCGCAAGTCGCGCATGTTCGACCTGTCCGACGCCTTCGTCGCCTTGCCCGGCGGCTTCGGCACCATGGAAGAGATCTTCGAGATGCTGACCTGGCGCCAGCTGGGCATCGGCAGCAAGCCCTGCGCTTTCCTCGATGTCGACGGCTTCTACGCCCCGCTGATCGGCATGATCGACCGCATGGTCGACGAGCGCTTCCTGCACCCCACCCAGCGCGCCGACCTGTGGTACGGCTCGGACATCGACGAAATGCTGGAATGGATGCGCCACTACGAGCCCGCCCAGGCCTCCAAGTGGATCGACGAGAAGCGCCGCAAGGCACTGGTCCCGTAAACACGAAAAAAGGGGACGGAGGGGATTAAGTCGCATTCGGCCACGGACGTGGTCGAATGCGACTTAATCCCCTCCGTCCCCTTTTTTGCTTCAGCGCGGTGCGGGGCGGCCGAGAAGGTAGCCTTGGCCGTAGTCGCAGCCCAGGCCGAGCAGTATCTGGCGTTGGCTCTCGGTTTCGATGCCTTCGGCGATCGTGTCGATGCCCAGCGTGCGGGCCAGTGACACCACACCTTCGACCAGCGCCAGGGTGCTCTTCGCCTCCGGTCCGTTCAGGCCGGCGATGAAGCTCTGGTCGATCTTCAGCGTGGTGATCGGGAAGCGGTGCAGGTAGGACAGCGCGGAGAATCCCGTGCCGAAGTCGTCCAGCTGTACGAGGATGCCGCGCTCGCGCAGCGCCTGCAGCACGCGCAGGGTGCGCGGACCGTCATCGAGCAGGGCCACTTCGGTGATTTCAAGCCGTAAGCGGTGCGGGTCGGCGTCGAACGCTTCGATCAACCCGAACAACCGTTGACTGAAATCGGCAGAACGGAAATGGCGCGGCGACACGTTGACCGATACATAACCGCTGCCGCCGTGCGCCAGTCCGGCGATCACCTGTTCGTAGATCAGCCAGTCCACCTGCTCGATCAGGCCACTGCCTTCGCTGAGGTCGAGGAAGGCCCCCGGCAACAACACCCCCCGCGTTTCGTGCTGCCAACGGAGCAGCGCCTCGTAGCCGACGATCTCGCCATCACCCAGGCGAACGATCGGCTGGTAGTACGGCATGAAATCGTGGTTGATGATCGCCCGGCGCAGGTCGGATTCCAGGTCCAGGCTGCGCATCGCTTGTTCGCGCATGTCTTCATCGAAGATCGCGCAGCGGTCGTGGCCCTGTGCCTTGGCGCGGTACATCGCCGCGTCGGCATCGCGCAGCAGCTCTTCGCCGCGGTGGTAGCGGCTGTTCCACAGCGCGATGCCCAGGCTGCCCGACGGGAACAATTCGCGCCCTGCCACCCACATCGATTCCTGCAGCGCCAGCAGCATGCGCTGCGAGAACTCGAGTGCCTGCGCAAGCCCCTGCGGACACTGCAGCAGGATGGCGAACTCGTCGCCGCCCAAGCGTGCCACCACGTCATCGGCCCCCAGCATCGAGACGATGCGCCGGGCCACTTCGACCAGCATCTGGTCGCCCGCCGCATGCCCGATGCTGTCATTCACCAGCTTGAAGCGGTCCAGGTCCAGGAACAGCACGGCAAACTCGCCGCCCTCGCCCTGCCGTGCGCGTGCAAGCGCGTCCTCCAGGCGATCCAGCAGGTGGATGCGGTTGGGCAGGCCGGTCAGGCCGTCATGCATGGCCTGGTGGGTCAGCCGCTGCTCGGCGCGCAGCCGTTCGGCGATCTGCCCGAGCAGCTTTTCGTTGACATCGGCCAGCTCGCGCGTGCGCTCCTCCACACGCTGCTCCAGACCGGCGTGGGCCAGCCGCAGGCGCTCCTGGTCGCGCTGCCGCGCCAACCCGGCGCCGATGTTCTGCGCCACGAAGGTCAGCAGCCGCTGGTCATTCGGAGTGAATCCGACATCAGCGCTGTAGCTCTGTACGACGATCACGCCAACCACCTCGTCGTCGCGCAGCAGCGGCACACCCAGCCAGCACTGCGAGCGCACTCCGGATTCGCGTATCTGCCCCGCCTCGATCATCGCGTCGATAGCGGCGCGTGCGGCGAGCAGCGGCTTGCGCTCACGCACGACGTGCTCGGTCAGTCCCTGGCTGAAAGCGCGCGGCGCCCGCAACGTGGTGTATTCGTCCACCGAGTACACGAACTCCAGTCCGTCACCCGCTTCGTTCACCAGGGCGATGTAGAAATTGCGTGCGTCCAGCAGCGTGCCGACGATGCCGTGCACCTGCGCATGGAACTGCGAGAGGCTCTCGGCTTTCATTGCCAGTTCGGCGATGCCGTACAACGCGGCCTGCAGTTTTTCCGCACGCCGACGTTCGAATACTTCATCCTGCAGGCTGCGGTTCGCCCGCTGCAGCTCCAGCGTGCGCCGTTCCACCTGCCGCTCCAGCTGCACCTGCGCCTGGCGCCGGTCCATCGCGGTCTGCACGTGCTGGGCCACAAAGCCGAGCAACGCACGATCCGCATCCCCATAGCGGTCATGCTGGTCGTAGCTCTGCACCACGATGGCGCCGCATACCCGGCCGTCGCGCAGCATCGGCACGCCCAACCAGTCCAGGCTTTCCGGTCCGCGCCAGTGCTGCGCATCCTGCCCGACGCTGGCAAGCAGCTGCCGCGATGGACCACTCAGCGCCTGCCCGTGTTGCAGCAGCGCGAAGGTCAGGCTGCCGGGCATTTCGCTTTCCGCATAGGTGCGCGATGCATCGGCGACGAAGTCATCGATCTGATCAGCGAAGTACAGAAATCGTATCGTCCTGCGCACATCGTCGTATTCCACGATGAAGCAGTTGTGCGCGTACATCAGGGTGTTCAGCACGCGGTGGACATGGCGCAGCATCTCGGCCATTTCCAGCTCGGCCCCGGACAGGTCGGCGATTTCATACAGCGCCTGCTGCAGCCGCTTGCCGTCTTCCAGCACGTGGATCTGCGCGTCCTGGCGGGCCTGCCGCACCGCCGCCTGCAGCGTTTCGCGGGCGACCGGCCACCAACCCGGCGGAACGCTCTGCGCATCCACCCGCAGGCCCAGTCGTGCGCCGGCGTGCTGCCACTGCTGGTGCCGGTCGTCGCAGACGCCGACCCGGGCCCAGTCCGCTGTACTGCAGGGCGCGCCTTCGCAGGGGAACCCCTGCATTCCCTCGCCCAGCAGCGGGTCGTTCCAGTACGCGTGCAGCGTCGCGCCCGCCGGCAGCAGCCCGTGCAAGGCCTGCAACACCCCGGCCGTCACCACGGCGTCGCCTGGCGTTTCCATCAATGGCGCAACGATCTGGCTGGACAACATGACGACCCCATGGCGCGGGAATTCCCGACACCTCCCCTTGACGCGGAGCATAGCGCTTTCCACCCCCGGAAATGGAGCCCTGCAACCCCTCTGCCCCTCCTCGTTCGTTAGGGAGGGAGACATGTCCATTCCTCGCCCGTTGCTTGCCGCCCCCGCCTCCGGCACGACCCGCTATGCGTCGTCGCGGGCAGGCCTTACCCTGTGCGCCGTGGACACTGCCGCATTGCCAACCGATGAAGCCTTGATGCTCGCCTGGGCCGGCGGCGACCTGCCCGCGTTCCAGGCCCTGTATGAGCGTCACCGGCGCAAGCTGCATGGCTTCCTGCTGCGCCAACTGCGCGATCCCGGCCTGGCTGAGGAAATGTTCCAGGACGTGTGGCAGCGGGTCATCGCGGCCCGTGCCGGCTGGCAGCCCGACGCCGCCTTCGGCACGTGGCTGTTCCGCATCGCCCATAACCGGCTGAACGACCATTGGCGCGCGTCGCGCCACCGCCCGCCTGCACCGTACGATGCCGACGCACGGGTGGAGGCGGTCGTGGACGGGCACACGCCAGAAACCGAGCTCAGCGGATTTGAACAACGTCGGCGCGTCCAGCAGGCGATGGATGCCCTGCCGCCCGACCAGCGCGAGGTGCTGCTGCTGCGCCTGGAGCAGGAGCTGAGCCTGGAAGAGATCGGCCAGATCACCGGCGTTGGCCGGGAAACCGTGAA from Stenotrophomonas sp. 169 includes the following:
- a CDS encoding EAL domain-containing protein is translated as MLSSQIVAPLMETPGDAVVTAGVLQALHGLLPAGATLHAYWNDPLLGEGMQGFPCEGAPCSTADWARVGVCDDRHQQWQHAGARLGLRVDAQSVPPGWWPVARETLQAAVRQARQDAQIHVLEDGKRLQQALYEIADLSGAELEMAEMLRHVHRVLNTLMYAHNCFIVEYDDVRRTIRFLYFADQIDDFVADASRTYAESEMPGSLTFALLQHGQALSGPSRQLLASVGQDAQHWRGPESLDWLGVPMLRDGRVCGAIVVQSYDQHDRYGDADRALLGFVAQHVQTAMDRRQAQVQLERQVERRTLELQRANRSLQDEVFERRRAEKLQAALYGIAELAMKAESLSQFHAQVHGIVGTLLDARNFYIALVNEAGDGLEFVYSVDEYTTLRAPRAFSQGLTEHVVRERKPLLAARAAIDAMIEAGQIRESGVRSQCWLGVPLLRDDEVVGVIVVQSYSADVGFTPNDQRLLTFVAQNIGAGLARQRDQERLRLAHAGLEQRVEERTRELADVNEKLLGQIAERLRAEQRLTHQAMHDGLTGLPNRIHLLDRLEDALARARQGEGGEFAVLFLDLDRFKLVNDSIGHAAGDQMLVEVARRIVSMLGADDVVARLGGDEFAILLQCPQGLAQALEFSQRMLLALQESMWVAGRELFPSGSLGIALWNSRYHRGEELLRDADAAMYRAKAQGHDRCAIFDEDMREQAMRSLDLESDLRRAIINHDFMPYYQPIVRLGDGEIVGYEALLRWQHETRGVLLPGAFLDLSEGSGLIEQVDWLIYEQVIAGLAHGGSGYVSVNVSPRHFRSADFSQRLFGLIEAFDADPHRLRLEITEVALLDDGPRTLRVLQALRERGILVQLDDFGTGFSALSYLHRFPITTLKIDQSFIAGLNGPEAKSTLALVEGVVSLARTLGIDTIAEGIETESQRQILLGLGCDYGQGYLLGRPAPR
- a CDS encoding TIGR00730 family Rossman fold protein; the protein is MKSICVYCGSNAGSKPIYSERAAALGERIARDGLRLVYGGGNVGLMGTVANAVMEAGGEVTGVIPQQLADWEVAHRGLTSLEIVGSMHERKSRMFDLSDAFVALPGGFGTMEEIFEMLTWRQLGIGSKPCAFLDVDGFYAPLIGMIDRMVDERFLHPTQRADLWYGSDIDEMLEWMRHYEPAQASKWIDEKRRKALVP
- a CDS encoding RNA polymerase sigma factor, translating into MDTAALPTDEALMLAWAGGDLPAFQALYERHRRKLHGFLLRQLRDPGLAEEMFQDVWQRVIAARAGWQPDAAFGTWLFRIAHNRLNDHWRASRHRPPAPYDADARVEAVVDGHTPETELSGFEQRRRVQQAMDALPPDQREVLLLRLEQELSLEEIGQITGVGRETVKSRLRYAMDKLRAGLTP